One part of the Syntrophales bacterium genome encodes these proteins:
- a CDS encoding SurA N-terminal domain-containing protein, whose product MANWECPHCGNALANGVAVCGACGKEVKGGGVKKVEMALPPQDQKGPGRKKLYAILAVLLVVLGSVALLLFAGVLQNPLNSTAAIVNGEKITVAEVDKKLDLYKKATGKSGQADSDPAGKVAAGDLRKQILNKIIRDKILVTEAAKEKITVSPQEIAAKISAVKKSLKLSDKDFDAFLKSRDVTPAAFENRIEKDILFAKLVAKGTQEKGMTRAAWVDELNKRAKVEIVAK is encoded by the coding sequence ATGGCAAATTGGGAATGTCCCCACTGCGGGAATGCCTTGGCAAACGGGGTGGCGGTCTGCGGAGCATGCGGTAAGGAAGTGAAAGGCGGAGGAGTGAAAAAAGTGGAAATGGCACTCCCTCCTCAGGATCAGAAAGGGCCGGGCAGGAAAAAGCTCTATGCGATTCTGGCCGTTTTGCTGGTGGTTTTGGGGAGTGTGGCGCTCTTGCTCTTTGCCGGCGTCCTGCAAAACCCGCTCAACTCAACAGCCGCCATCGTCAACGGGGAAAAGATCACCGTCGCGGAGGTGGATAAGAAATTAGACCTCTATAAAAAGGCGACCGGGAAAAGCGGTCAGGCTGATTCCGACCCAGCGGGCAAAGTGGCCGCGGGGGATTTGAGAAAACAGATACTGAACAAAATAATCCGGGATAAAATACTGGTGACCGAGGCAGCCAAGGAAAAGATTACCGTGTCCCCGCAGGAAATCGCGGCCAAAATCAGCGCGGTCAAGAAAAGCCTCAAACTCTCTGATAAGGATTTTGATGCATTTCTTAAAAGTCGCGACGTGACGCCGGCCGCGTTCGAAAATCGGATTGAAAAGGACATTCTGTTTGCCAAACTCGTTGCCAAGGGTACGCAGGAAAAGGGAATGACCCGGGCAGCCTGGGTCGACGAGCTCAACAAAAGGGCAAAGGTCGAGATCGTTGCGAAATAA
- a CDS encoding ATP-binding protein produces the protein MERLVARYLFDPEMTADKMIFLTGPRQVGKTTFARNWLSSAGCSDMYFNWDDPAIIAEYRRNPLFFKNIVEERYKSEPVPIVFDEIHKQKNWRDILKGFYDSNREKIQLLVTGSSRLGMYRKSGDSLVGRYFSYRMFPLGLAEATVDFSFVLADDLLLENGDGLLREVRKVDTDKPREALDELIRLGGFPEPFLKASPKFHRRWQTDYKTLLTKEDVRDLTRIADIRGLEHLVELLPSKIGAPLSVNSLREDLNCHHSTVLNWLEILKEVYLVFTIRPWHRQIQRSLKKEPKLYFYDWSMLQEAGPRFENFIAVSLMRMAARFTETGLGIFEVMYIRDTAKREVDFVLVKDNKPLALFEAKEGGREITPAIRHFGRLLNLPCYQIVRDLDRAEAFPDNCFLIPAAEFLMLTG, from the coding sequence ATGGAACGTTTGGTGGCGAGATACCTGTTCGATCCCGAAATGACGGCGGACAAGATGATCTTCCTGACCGGCCCCCGGCAGGTAGGCAAGACGACCTTTGCCCGAAACTGGCTCAGCTCCGCCGGATGCAGTGATATGTATTTCAACTGGGATGATCCTGCCATCATTGCGGAATACCGCAGAAATCCGCTCTTTTTCAAAAACATCGTCGAGGAACGATACAAAAGCGAACCCGTTCCGATTGTGTTCGACGAAATCCACAAGCAGAAAAACTGGCGGGATATTCTCAAAGGATTTTACGATTCCAACAGGGAGAAGATCCAGCTTCTGGTCACCGGAAGTTCGCGTCTGGGAATGTATCGAAAGTCGGGAGATTCGCTGGTGGGCCGATACTTTTCGTACCGGATGTTCCCTTTGGGGCTGGCCGAGGCGACGGTAGATTTTTCCTTCGTTCTGGCCGACGATCTGCTCCTTGAAAATGGCGACGGTCTGCTGCGGGAGGTCAGAAAGGTCGATACAGACAAACCCCGGGAGGCCTTGGATGAATTGATCCGTTTGGGCGGTTTTCCGGAACCTTTCCTGAAGGCGTCGCCGAAGTTTCACCGCCGCTGGCAGACCGATTACAAGACTCTTCTGACCAAGGAGGATGTCCGCGACCTGACTCGCATCGCCGATATCCGGGGACTCGAACATCTGGTCGAGCTCCTCCCCTCAAAGATCGGGGCGCCCCTGAGTGTCAATTCCCTGCGGGAGGATTTGAATTGCCACCACAGCACGGTTCTCAATTGGCTCGAGATTCTAAAGGAGGTGTATCTGGTATTCACGATCAGGCCCTGGCACAGGCAGATCCAGCGCTCGCTGAAGAAGGAACCCAAACTATACTTCTACGACTGGTCAATGCTGCAGGAGGCGGGACCCCGTTTTGAGAACTTCATAGCGGTCAGTCTCATGAGAATGGCTGCACGCTTCACGGAAACGGGCCTCGGAATTTTCGAGGTCATGTACATCCGCGACACGGCGAAACGGGAAGTCGATTTCGTGCTGGTTAAGGACAACAAGCCACTGGCCCTTTTCGAGGCAAAAGAAGGCGGGCGGGAGATCACCCCGGCTATCCGGCATTTTGGTCGGCTGCTGAACCTCCCCTGCTATCAGATCGTCCGCGATCTGGACAGAGCAGAAGCATTCCCTGACAACTGTTTTCTGATTCCCGCCGCAGAGTTTTTGATGCTGACTGGATAA
- a CDS encoding BrnA antitoxin family protein, which produces MKMKPLTDKSGEVRELTKEDMKLFRPAAEVLPQDLLAVFPKRKPGQRGAQKRPTKEPVTVRYSRDVLEYFRTTGPGWQARIDAALKEWVAQRRQSSER; this is translated from the coding sequence ATGAAGATGAAACCGCTGACCGATAAATCTGGGGAAGTTCGGGAATTGACCAAGGAAGATATGAAGCTTTTTCGACCTGCTGCTGAGGTGTTGCCGCAGGATCTTTTGGCGGTATTTCCGAAACGAAAGCCGGGGCAGCGGGGGGCTCAAAAGAGACCGACGAAAGAACCCGTCACCGTTCGTTACAGCCGTGATGTCTTGGAGTATTTTCGCACTACCGGCCCCGGCTGGCAAGCGCGCATTGATGCCGCGCTGAAAGAGTGGGTTGCCCAGCGCCGCCAAAGCAGCGAAAGGTAG